From Bradyrhizobium symbiodeficiens, the proteins below share one genomic window:
- a CDS encoding DEAD/DEAH box helicase family protein, protein MTEADNTWLSLEEAIPYLGVGRTVLYTMARNGKIPAKKIGKKWTFEKAGLDAWLRGSRPLKTFFLDLDFSIENNDELRAPQKEGYLRTYEYFRAGKNKAILQIPVGCGKTGLASLLPLGLAEGRVIVIAPNLTIKEGLYDAMDITNRQKCFWRKAGVLSPEQMISGPLATTLDTGNISVANKSHVVITNVQQLSTNVDKWLTQFPDDFFDMIIVDEAHHSAAKSWQQVIDRFPEAKVILLTATPFRSDRQELDGELVYRYSFRNATQKGYIKRLKASYVAPSTIELGFSDERGRSYTQEEILKLKDEDWFSRGVALASLCNKHIVENSLAKLEELRQSGTQHQLIAVACSINHANQIRSLYEERGFTAAVIHSKQLPEKQNEVLTSLRNGTLDCIIQVQMLGEGFDHPKLSVAAIFRPFRALSPYIQFVGRIMRVIVQNDAGHPDNVGHIVTHLGMNLDQRLKEFKDFENDDKAFWDKVIGGEEPELPQAVLDGTARLRATENVVVHDEIIDSLWEEDFTSLEDQQIVEELRERFKLLGLDASKIEEMVRQAQRAPMRKGSATQAFTVQPQREWEVARKRLNDQAKRLANLLLNHVQLGMAGTELVYKYKSLKLTGRSNYIASLTMVNHEINKRLGKDRDAASIEDFRSVLDNLDDLLQTLVRRVRKAKADYDKKDA, encoded by the coding sequence ATGACTGAGGCGGATAACACTTGGCTTTCCCTTGAGGAAGCCATCCCGTATCTCGGCGTAGGCAGAACCGTGCTGTACACGATGGCTCGTAACGGCAAGATACCGGCCAAAAAAATCGGGAAAAAGTGGACCTTCGAGAAGGCCGGCCTGGATGCTTGGCTTAGAGGTAGCCGGCCCCTCAAGACATTCTTTCTCGATTTGGATTTCAGCATCGAGAACAACGACGAACTGCGCGCGCCTCAAAAGGAGGGATATCTCCGGACTTACGAATATTTCCGCGCAGGAAAGAACAAGGCCATCCTGCAAATACCTGTCGGATGCGGTAAGACCGGATTAGCCTCGTTACTCCCTCTTGGCTTGGCTGAAGGTCGAGTGATCGTCATCGCGCCCAACCTCACGATCAAGGAGGGCCTCTACGACGCGATGGATATCACCAATCGCCAGAAATGCTTCTGGCGAAAGGCTGGCGTGCTTTCGCCAGAGCAAATGATCTCTGGCCCACTAGCAACCACTCTCGATACTGGGAATATATCGGTCGCGAACAAGTCGCACGTTGTAATCACCAACGTGCAACAGCTGTCTACCAATGTGGACAAATGGCTGACTCAATTTCCCGACGATTTCTTTGACATGATTATCGTCGACGAGGCCCATCACAGCGCAGCGAAGAGCTGGCAACAAGTGATTGATCGATTCCCAGAAGCGAAGGTCATCCTGCTAACGGCCACGCCCTTTCGTAGCGACCGTCAAGAACTCGACGGAGAACTGGTCTACCGGTACTCGTTCCGCAACGCTACGCAAAAAGGCTACATCAAGCGACTTAAGGCGAGCTACGTTGCCCCATCAACCATTGAGCTTGGCTTCTCAGATGAGCGCGGCCGCTCTTACACTCAGGAAGAAATACTTAAGCTGAAGGACGAAGACTGGTTCAGCCGTGGCGTTGCATTGGCGTCGCTATGCAACAAGCACATAGTGGAAAATAGTCTAGCAAAGCTAGAAGAACTCAGGCAAAGCGGCACCCAACATCAACTCATTGCTGTCGCATGTTCAATTAATCACGCCAACCAAATTCGGTCTCTCTATGAAGAGCGCGGCTTTACGGCGGCCGTAATTCACAGCAAGCAACTGCCAGAAAAGCAGAATGAAGTACTGACCTCGCTCCGCAACGGCACTCTCGATTGCATTATTCAAGTTCAAATGCTTGGCGAGGGCTTCGATCATCCTAAACTCAGCGTGGCGGCAATCTTTCGTCCGTTTCGTGCCCTTTCGCCTTACATCCAATTCGTCGGACGAATTATGCGCGTCATTGTCCAAAATGACGCCGGCCATCCTGACAATGTTGGCCACATCGTTACACACTTGGGTATGAACCTTGACCAGCGTCTCAAAGAGTTCAAGGACTTTGAGAACGATGACAAAGCCTTCTGGGACAAAGTGATCGGAGGCGAAGAGCCCGAATTGCCCCAAGCCGTATTGGACGGAACTGCACGACTTCGGGCAACCGAGAACGTGGTCGTCCACGATGAGATTATCGATTCCTTGTGGGAAGAGGACTTCACTAGCCTTGAGGATCAACAGATAGTCGAGGAGCTAAGAGAGCGTTTTAAGCTGCTGGGGCTTGATGCCAGCAAGATCGAGGAAATGGTTCGCCAAGCGCAACGCGCACCGATGCGAAAGGGTTCTGCAACGCAGGCCTTTACCGTTCAGCCTCAACGTGAGTGGGAGGTCGCACGCAAGCGGCTGAATGACCAAGCTAAGCGGCTTGCGAATTTGCTGCTGAACCACGTTCAGCTAGGCATGGCGGGAACCGAGTTGGTCTACAAATACAAATCGCTGAAGCTCACAGGTCGGAGCAACTACATCGCGTCTCTAACAATGGTGAACCACGAAATTAATAAGCGCCTCGGCAAGGATCGTGACGCAGCTTCCATCGAAGATTTCCGTTCCGTTCTCGATAATCTCGATGACCTACTTCAAACATTGGTTCGCAGAGTCAGAAAGGCAAAGGCTGATTATGACAAAAAAGACGCCTAA
- a CDS encoding vitamin B12-dependent ribonucleotide reductase: MRIERRHTTVGQSPYAGIDFRQTTSEIRNPDGSVVFKLDGVEVPTAWSQVASDVLAQKYFRKAGVAARLKKVEEESVPSFLWRSVPDTEALALLPEKERYVSELSSKQVFDRLAGCWTYWGWKGKYFSTDEDAQAFYDELRYMLAMQMVAPNSPQWFNTGLHWAYGIDGPGQGHYYVDPFTGKLTRSKSSYEHPQPHACFIQGVGDDLVNEGGIMDLWVREARLFKYGSGTGSNFSRLRGEGERLSGGGRSSGLMSFLKIGDRAAGAIKSGGTTRRAAKMVVVDVDHPDIETYIDWKVKEEQKVAALVTGSKINQKHLKAVLKACVNCEGSGDDCFDPEKNPALRREIKLARRSLVPDNYIKRVIQFAKQGYKDIQFDVYDTDWDSEAYLTVSGQNSNNSVSLKDDFLRAVETDGDWNLVGRTTKKITKTLKARDLWEKIGYAAWASADPGLHFNTTMNDWHTCKASGDIRASNPCSEYMFLDDTACNLASANLLTFYNIEAKRFDVDSYEHLCRLWTIVLEISVMMAQFPSKAIAELSYEFRTLGLGYANIGGLLMTMGLPYDSKEGRAIAGALTAVMTGITYKTSAEMAAELGTFPGYKKNAAHMLRVIRNHRRAAHGQSNGYEALSVNPVPMDLVSCPQTDLVTHAQAAWDAALELGEKHGYRNAQTTVIAPTGTIGLVMDCDTTGIEPDFALVKFKKLAGGGYFKIINRAVPAALRALGYRESEIAEIEAYAVGHGSLSNAPGINASTLKSKGFTDEAIAKVEKALPTAFDIKFAFNKWTFGEDFIRDQLGIGAEAIAAPGFDLLQAVGFTKREIEAANVHICGAMTVEGAPHLKAEHYPVFDCANPCGKVGKRYLSVESHIRMMSAAQPFISGAISKTINMPNDATVEDCKSAYMLSWKLALKANALYRDGSKLSQPLNSQLIADDEDEDDAVESLYEKPMAARAAQVSEKIVEKLVERIIVMREREKMPDRRKGYTQKAVVGGHKVYLRTGEYDDGRLGEIFIDMHKEGAALRSFINNFAIAVSLGLQYGVPLEEYVDAFTFTRFEPAGPVQGNDSIKYATSILDYVFRELAVSYMSRFDLAHVDPTESNFDALGKGVEEGKEPDDQNHQANRLVSRGLTRSRTDNLFVMRGGSTAVVSGNDSAPTGGSKVTALAGHGASARVGDVLEGAVALKQEVQHDLSPTEKLEALQWSKSGSAATVAVPSKAERRAEAKAKGYEGEMCSECGNFTLVRNGTCMKCDTCGSTTGCS; encoded by the coding sequence ATGCGGATTGAACGGCGCCACACCACGGTAGGACAGTCACCTTACGCGGGAATCGATTTCCGCCAGACCACGTCGGAGATCCGGAATCCCGACGGCTCGGTCGTGTTCAAGCTCGACGGCGTCGAGGTCCCGACCGCCTGGTCGCAGGTCGCCTCCGACGTGCTGGCCCAGAAGTATTTCCGTAAAGCGGGCGTTGCCGCGCGCCTGAAGAAGGTCGAGGAGGAATCCGTCCCCTCCTTCCTGTGGCGCTCCGTGCCCGACACCGAGGCGCTGGCCCTCCTGCCCGAGAAGGAGCGCTATGTCAGCGAGCTCTCGTCAAAGCAGGTGTTCGACCGCCTCGCCGGCTGTTGGACCTATTGGGGCTGGAAGGGCAAGTATTTCTCGACCGACGAGGACGCGCAGGCCTTCTACGACGAGCTCCGCTACATGCTCGCCATGCAGATGGTCGCGCCGAACTCGCCGCAATGGTTCAACACCGGCCTGCATTGGGCCTATGGCATCGACGGTCCCGGCCAGGGCCATTATTACGTCGACCCCTTCACCGGCAAGCTGACCCGCTCGAAATCGTCCTACGAGCATCCGCAGCCGCACGCCTGCTTCATCCAGGGCGTCGGTGACGACCTCGTCAACGAAGGCGGCATCATGGACCTCTGGGTCCGCGAAGCGCGCCTGTTCAAATACGGCTCCGGCACCGGCTCCAACTTCTCCCGCCTGCGCGGCGAAGGCGAAAGGCTCTCCGGCGGCGGCCGCTCGAGCGGCCTGATGAGCTTCCTCAAGATCGGCGACCGCGCCGCCGGCGCGATCAAGTCGGGCGGCACCACGCGACGTGCGGCCAAGATGGTCGTCGTCGACGTCGATCACCCCGACATCGAGACCTATATCGACTGGAAGGTGAAGGAGGAGCAGAAGGTTGCAGCCCTCGTCACCGGCTCCAAGATCAACCAGAAGCACCTCAAGGCGGTGCTGAAGGCCTGCGTCAACTGCGAGGGCTCGGGCGACGATTGCTTCGATCCCGAGAAGAACCCGGCGCTGCGCCGCGAGATCAAGCTCGCCCGCCGCAGCCTCGTGCCTGACAATTACATCAAGCGCGTGATCCAGTTCGCCAAGCAGGGCTACAAGGACATCCAGTTCGACGTCTACGACACCGACTGGGACAGCGAAGCCTACCTCACGGTCTCAGGCCAGAACTCCAACAACTCGGTCTCGCTGAAGGACGACTTCCTGCGCGCGGTCGAGACCGACGGCGACTGGAATCTGGTCGGACGCACCACCAAGAAGATCACCAAGACGCTGAAGGCGCGCGACCTCTGGGAAAAAATCGGTTACGCCGCCTGGGCCTCGGCCGATCCGGGCCTGCACTTCAACACCACCATGAACGACTGGCACACCTGCAAGGCGTCCGGCGACATCCGCGCGTCCAATCCGTGCTCGGAATACATGTTCCTGGACGACACGGCGTGCAACCTCGCCTCCGCGAACCTGCTGACGTTCTACAACATCGAGGCCAAGCGTTTCGACGTCGACAGCTACGAGCATCTCTGCCGGCTCTGGACCATCGTGCTCGAAATCTCGGTGATGATGGCGCAGTTTCCGTCCAAGGCCATCGCCGAGCTCTCCTACGAGTTCCGCACGCTCGGCCTCGGCTACGCCAATATCGGCGGCCTGCTGATGACCATGGGTCTGCCCTATGACAGCAAGGAAGGCCGCGCGATCGCCGGCGCGCTGACCGCTGTGATGACCGGCATCACCTACAAGACCTCCGCGGAGATGGCGGCCGAACTCGGCACCTTCCCCGGCTACAAGAAGAATGCCGCGCACATGCTGCGCGTCATCCGCAACCACCGTCGCGCCGCCCACGGCCAGTCCAACGGCTACGAAGCGCTCAGCGTCAACCCGGTGCCGATGGACCTGGTCTCCTGCCCGCAGACTGATCTCGTCACCCACGCGCAGGCAGCCTGGGATGCGGCGCTCGAGCTCGGCGAGAAGCACGGCTATCGCAACGCCCAGACCACTGTGATCGCGCCGACCGGCACGATCGGCCTCGTGATGGATTGCGACACCACCGGCATCGAGCCCGACTTCGCCCTGGTGAAGTTCAAGAAGCTCGCTGGCGGCGGCTACTTCAAGATCATCAACCGCGCGGTCCCCGCAGCGCTGCGTGCGCTCGGCTATCGCGAGAGCGAGATTGCGGAGATCGAAGCCTACGCCGTCGGCCACGGCTCGCTCTCCAACGCGCCCGGCATCAACGCCTCGACCTTGAAGTCCAAGGGCTTCACCGACGAAGCCATCGCCAAGGTCGAAAAGGCGCTTCCGACCGCCTTCGACATCAAGTTCGCCTTCAACAAGTGGACCTTTGGCGAAGACTTCATCCGCGACCAGCTCGGCATCGGTGCCGAGGCGATCGCGGCCCCCGGCTTCGACCTGCTCCAGGCCGTCGGCTTCACCAAGCGCGAGATCGAGGCGGCCAACGTCCACATCTGCGGCGCGATGACGGTGGAAGGTGCCCCGCACCTCAAGGCCGAGCACTATCCGGTGTTCGACTGCGCCAACCCCTGCGGCAAGGTCGGCAAGCGCTATCTGTCGGTCGAGAGCCACATCCGCATGATGTCGGCGGCCCAGCCCTTCATCTCGGGCGCGATCTCCAAGACCATCAACATGCCCAACGACGCCACGGTGGAGGACTGCAAGTCCGCCTACATGCTGTCGTGGAAGCTCGCGCTTAAGGCCAACGCGCTCTATCGCGACGGCTCGAAGCTCAGCCAGCCGCTCAACTCGCAGCTCATCGCCGACGATGAGGACGAGGACGATGCGGTCGAGAGCCTCTACGAGAAGCCGATGGCGGCGCGTGCCGCCCAGGTCTCGGAGAAGATCGTCGAGAAGCTTGTCGAGCGCATCATCGTGATGCGCGAGCGCGAGAAGATGCCGGATCGCCGCAAGGGCTACACCCAGAAGGCGGTCGTCGGCGGGCACAAGGTCTATCTCCGCACCGGCGAATATGACGACGGCCGTCTCGGCGAGATCTTCATCGACATGCACAAGGAAGGCGCGGCGCTGCGCTCCTTCATCAACAACTTCGCCATCGCGGTGTCGCTCGGCCTCCAATACGGCGTGCCGCTCGAGGAATATGTCGACGCCTTCACCTTCACCCGCTTCGAGCCGGCGGGCCCCGTGCAGGGCAACGACAGCATAAAGTACGCGACCTCGATCCTCGACTATGTCTTCCGCGAGCTTGCGGTGAGCTACATGTCGCGCTTCGACCTCGCGCATGTCGACCCGACCGAGTCGAACTTCGACGCGCTCGGCAAGGGCGTCGAGGAAGGCAAGGAGCCGGACGACCAGAACCACCAGGCGAACAGGCTGGTGTCGCGTGGCCTCACCCGCTCCCGCACCGACAATCTGTTCGTGATGCGCGGCGGGTCCACCGCGGTGGTCTCGGGCAACGACAGTGCCCCGACCGGCGGCAGCAAGGTCACCGCTCTCGCCGGGCACGGCGCGAGCGCCCGGGTCGGCGACGTCCTGGAAGGCGCGGTCGCGCTGAAGCAGGAAGTGCAGCACGACCTCTCGCCGACGGAGAAGCTGGAAGCGCTGCAATGGAGCAAGTCCGGCAGCGCCGCAACGGTCGCCGTTCCCAGCAAGGCCGAGCGTCGCGCGGAAGCCAAGGCCAAGGGCTACGAGGGCGAGATGTGCAGCGAGTGCGGCAACTTCACGCTGGTGCGGAATGGCACGTGCATGAAGTGCGATACGTGCGGAAGCACGACGGGGTGTTCGTGA